One genomic region from Streptomyces sp. NBC_01431 encodes:
- a CDS encoding isoafricanol synthase: MGSSGGVRSARTRTGLVNIPFPARRHPRHALARRHTLDWLHRFGMLAGEQATAEYDAMGLERLMAYFYPDASDRHLALATDLNAWFFVFDDQFDGPLGKRPEFVLRQVDTVLRTMSDAPPVPGEATNRLAESFRDLWQRLTADTPMLWQDRFRTHWREYLTAYHWEALNRTRNGTLSLPGFLRGRRDSIGVQPCLDLVERCGGYTLPRELHEGEPLAEMREITADVVIFVNDMVSVDKELAAGDVNNSVIILLRQEMCTVDQAVRRVARLANARLDRFQELAAELDGRLAETALPAQVRSQVDDYVEGMRALMSGNLAWSLETARYGEAGIAAVSEGRQRPWARLFPDQAAEG; the protein is encoded by the coding sequence ATGGGCAGCAGTGGCGGGGTTCGGTCGGCCCGAACGCGGACCGGGCTCGTGAACATTCCCTTTCCGGCCAGGCGTCATCCGCGGCACGCTCTGGCGCGCCGGCACACGCTGGACTGGCTGCACCGCTTCGGCATGCTGGCGGGCGAGCAGGCGACCGCCGAGTACGACGCGATGGGCCTGGAGCGGCTTATGGCGTATTTCTATCCTGATGCCTCGGACCGGCATCTCGCTCTTGCCACCGATCTCAACGCCTGGTTCTTCGTGTTCGACGACCAGTTCGACGGGCCGCTCGGCAAGCGCCCCGAGTTCGTGCTGCGGCAGGTCGACACGGTGCTGCGCACGATGAGCGACGCGCCGCCGGTGCCGGGCGAGGCGACCAACCGCCTGGCCGAGAGCTTCCGCGACCTGTGGCAGCGGCTGACGGCGGACACCCCGATGCTGTGGCAGGACCGGTTCCGCACCCACTGGCGGGAGTATCTGACGGCCTATCACTGGGAAGCCCTCAACCGGACGCGCAATGGCACGCTGTCGCTGCCGGGATTCCTGCGCGGCCGCCGGGACTCCATAGGCGTGCAGCCCTGTCTGGACCTGGTGGAGCGCTGCGGTGGCTACACGCTGCCCAGGGAGCTGCACGAGGGGGAGCCACTGGCCGAGATGCGGGAGATCACGGCCGATGTGGTGATCTTCGTCAACGACATGGTGTCCGTGGACAAGGAGCTGGCGGCGGGGGACGTCAACAACAGCGTCATCATTCTGCTGCGCCAGGAGATGTGCACCGTCGACCAGGCCGTCCGGCGGGTGGCGCGCCTGGCCAACGCGAGGCTGGACCGCTTCCAGGAACTCGCGGCCGAGCTCGACGGCCGGCTGGCCGAGACCGCTCTGCCCGCGCAGGTCCGCTCCCAGGTGGACGACTACGTGGAGGGCATGCGCGCGCTGATGAGCGGCAATCTGGCGTGGTCCCTGGAGACGGCCCGGTACGGCGAGGCGGGCATCGCGGCGGTCAGCGAGGGCCGCCAGCGCCCCTGGGCCCGGCTCTTCCCCGACCAGGCGGCCGAAGGGTGA
- a CDS encoding ATP-binding protein, whose translation MAETRGRGGYSRRTLFERDDELLLFDSMLNDLCGRAGEGSAPNGGLLTIAGSAGLGKTTLVAEVRRKAAARGCTLLAARGNEQEEGVAFHVVRQLVQPVLAAVSEEERRKILGSWYDIVAPAVGLIAGGSGVAPDPQGVRDGLDWLVTRFAVQNAPVVLVVDDAHWADEETLAWLSSFALRASDLPLLIVVAYRPEELPRHAAEFRRLATRHGSRPLDLTPFTPAAVAGLVRNMLGEGADELFSRECWALTAGNPYEAVELVARIRDRGLKPQYVNAGELRELASAVRGSGLIERLERLGPSAVRLTWAVAVLGTDADRDMSAGVAGLGAEEMADAVERLREARILAAPQDIPGRLDFFHPLVGTAVYRSIPAAMRVAMHGQAAFSVSEAGLGATAAARHILEMHPENDRWAVQQLRAAARDYLRAGAPDAARRCLARALREPPALEERAEVLFELGCSALLNEPATTVNHLKAALEETELAPELREAITYRLAQALAHTDRMAEAADIVAAEAKRSTSASTRLRMQAETFQWNAFRADEEDSPARSRRLAKLADHLTTRGKAERYILGLRAWDAMVRGEPAETALRYAEEALEGGLPWTDENWGFEVPVLVALTFMYCDQPGRADDLFTQGIAECERKGWRGAHLSFGLTLLGYIKFHRGRLAEGEDLVHSGLRIADRVGQQIPAQWFALGILINILLARGRVQEAQELSDRYNYGQVVPNAVVYPDSETVYSELLIARGLRTDAEERLRAVGRRLEPRGMRNPMWCPWRPLLAQTIAHTDPAEAAAIAQEALDIARRFGTPGAIGRALHAAAKVASGADSLAMMAEAVRQLERSPAAFELAQALVDHGAMLSRAGLPQDAADLLMRGLESAALCGADALAARAREELAASGLRPLQLRTIDSDSLTSQEKAVAHRAAQGWDNRRIAEELGTKERTVELLLSGAFRKLGTNRDGLAGLLPQQTRGTGLKGVRGH comes from the coding sequence GTGGCGGAGACGAGGGGCCGGGGCGGCTATTCGCGCCGGACGCTCTTTGAGCGCGACGATGAACTGCTGCTGTTCGACAGCATGTTGAACGACCTGTGCGGCCGCGCGGGCGAGGGGAGCGCGCCCAACGGCGGACTGCTCACCATCGCCGGATCGGCCGGCCTGGGCAAGACCACCCTGGTCGCGGAGGTGCGCCGAAAAGCCGCGGCCCGCGGCTGCACCCTGCTGGCCGCCCGCGGCAACGAGCAGGAGGAAGGCGTCGCGTTCCACGTCGTACGCCAGCTCGTGCAGCCGGTGCTCGCCGCGGTGAGCGAGGAGGAACGCCGCAAAATACTGGGGAGTTGGTACGACATCGTCGCACCCGCGGTCGGGCTGATCGCCGGGGGCAGCGGCGTCGCACCCGACCCGCAGGGTGTCCGCGACGGACTCGACTGGCTCGTCACCCGGTTCGCCGTCCAGAACGCCCCCGTGGTGCTGGTGGTCGACGACGCGCACTGGGCGGACGAGGAGACCCTGGCCTGGCTCAGCTCGTTCGCGCTGCGCGCCTCCGACCTTCCTCTGCTGATCGTCGTCGCCTACCGGCCCGAGGAACTACCGCGCCACGCCGCCGAGTTCCGCCGCCTCGCCACCCGGCACGGCTCGCGCCCGCTGGACCTGACGCCGTTCACCCCGGCCGCCGTCGCCGGCCTCGTGCGCAACATGCTCGGCGAGGGCGCCGACGAACTGTTCTCGCGCGAATGCTGGGCCCTCACCGCGGGCAACCCGTACGAAGCCGTCGAACTCGTCGCCAGGATCCGCGACCGCGGCCTCAAACCGCAGTACGTCAACGCCGGTGAGCTGCGCGAGCTGGCCTCCGCCGTCCGCGGCAGCGGCCTGATCGAACGACTGGAGCGGCTCGGCCCCTCCGCGGTGCGCCTCACCTGGGCCGTCGCCGTGCTCGGCACCGACGCCGACCGGGACATGTCGGCCGGCGTCGCCGGACTCGGCGCCGAGGAGATGGCCGACGCCGTCGAGCGGCTGCGCGAGGCGCGGATCCTGGCCGCACCGCAGGACATCCCCGGCCGTCTGGACTTCTTCCACCCGCTCGTCGGCACCGCCGTCTACCGGTCCATTCCGGCCGCGATGCGGGTCGCCATGCACGGCCAGGCCGCCTTCTCCGTCAGCGAGGCCGGTCTCGGCGCGACGGCCGCGGCCCGCCACATCCTGGAGATGCACCCCGAGAACGACCGATGGGCGGTGCAGCAGCTCAGGGCGGCCGCCCGCGACTACCTGCGCGCCGGCGCTCCCGACGCGGCCCGGCGCTGTCTGGCCCGCGCCCTGCGCGAACCGCCCGCTCTGGAAGAGCGCGCCGAGGTTCTCTTCGAGCTCGGCTGCTCCGCCCTGCTCAACGAACCGGCCACCACCGTCAACCACCTCAAGGCGGCCCTGGAAGAGACCGAACTCGCCCCGGAACTGCGCGAGGCCATCACCTATCGGCTCGCCCAGGCACTCGCCCACACCGACCGCATGGCGGAGGCCGCGGACATCGTCGCCGCCGAGGCCAAGCGGTCCACCAGCGCCAGCACCCGGCTGCGCATGCAGGCCGAGACGTTCCAGTGGAACGCGTTCCGCGCCGACGAGGAGGACTCCCCGGCCCGCTCGCGCCGCCTGGCCAAGCTCGCCGATCACCTCACCACCCGCGGCAAGGCCGAGCGCTACATCCTCGGCCTGCGGGCCTGGGACGCCATGGTCCGCGGCGAGCCCGCCGAAACCGCGCTGCGCTACGCCGAGGAGGCACTGGAGGGCGGACTGCCCTGGACCGATGAGAACTGGGGTTTCGAGGTCCCCGTCCTGGTCGCGCTCACCTTCATGTACTGCGACCAGCCCGGCCGCGCCGACGACCTGTTCACCCAGGGCATCGCCGAATGCGAGCGCAAGGGCTGGCGCGGCGCCCACCTGTCCTTCGGGCTCACCCTGCTCGGCTACATCAAGTTCCACCGCGGCCGGCTCGCCGAGGGCGAGGACCTGGTGCACAGCGGACTGCGGATCGCCGACCGGGTCGGCCAGCAGATCCCCGCCCAGTGGTTCGCGCTCGGCATCCTCATCAACATCCTGCTCGCCCGCGGCCGCGTCCAGGAGGCCCAGGAACTCTCCGACCGCTACAACTACGGGCAGGTCGTGCCCAACGCCGTCGTCTATCCCGACTCCGAGACCGTCTACAGCGAACTGCTGATCGCCCGGGGCCTGCGCACGGACGCCGAGGAACGGCTGCGGGCGGTGGGCCGCAGGCTCGAACCCCGCGGCATGCGCAATCCCATGTGGTGCCCGTGGCGCCCCCTGCTCGCCCAGACGATCGCCCACACCGATCCCGCCGAGGCCGCCGCGATCGCGCAGGAGGCCCTCGACATCGCCCGGCGCTTCGGCACCCCCGGCGCCATCGGCCGAGCCCTGCACGCCGCCGCCAAGGTGGCCTCGGGCGCCGACAGCCTGGCCATGATGGCGGAGGCCGTGCGCCAGCTCGAACGGTCCCCGGCCGCGTTCGAGCTGGCCCAGGCGCTGGTCGACCACGGGGCGATGCTCAGTCGCGCGGGGCTGCCCCAGGACGCCGCCGACCTCCTGATGCGCGGTCTGGAGAGCGCCGCGCTGTGCGGGGCCGACGCGCTGGCAGCTCGGGCCCGCGAGGAGCTCGCCGCCTCCGGTCTGCGCCCGCTCCAGCTGAGGACCATCGACTCCGACTCGCTGACCTCGCAGGAGAAGGCGGTGGCCCACCGGGCCGCTCAGGGCTGGGACAACCGGCGGATCGCCGAAGAGCTGGGCACCAAGGAACGCACGGTGGAGCTCCTGCTGTCCGGCGCGTTCCGCAAGCTCGGCACCAACCGCGACGGTCTGGCGGGACTGCTGCCCCAGCAGACCCGCGGAACCGGTCTCAAGGGAGTGCGCGGCCACTGA